Proteins from one Mycobacterium sp. HUMS_12744610 genomic window:
- a CDS encoding acyl-CoA dehydrogenase yields MAPVTTSTVEHLRNTLDGRWREVKNRMRDTMTEDMFRPHYTPDTVIARTKVGEQMRIMAAFGAAGDNFRKEHGGTGDVGAAITMIEMLAMSDLSLMVKAGVQWGLFGGAVENLGTERHHEALVKKVISLELCGCFAMTETGHGSDVQALETTATYDAETEEFVIDSPTPSARKDYIGGAAETATVAAVFAQLITTENGEPVNHGVHCLLVPIRDADGNDLPGVTTSDCEYKGGLPGVDNGRIMFDHVRVPRVNLLNKYGDVAPDGTYTSPIENPNRRFFTMLGTLVRGRITVGGSAGAAARVALDIATRYALQRRQFSAPDEGSEVLIMDYLVHQRRLFPLIAKSYALQFAQNELVAKCHDVQTADAPDAEEQRELESRAAGLKAANTWHASRSIQEAREACGGAGYMAENRLIGLRGDTDVFTTFEGDNHVLTQLVAKELLTAYADDIHSMSPVEWVRFAAGTVGDRVIKRTAAETIIQTIVDARQDSEEQGSLFNRGTQVKMFEDREEYLLSSVARRLQAKSKEMSAFDAFNAVQDHVLHAAGAHIDRVILEAFVAGIDSCEDQQARELLELVCDLYALSVIEEDKAWYVEHRYLSTDRAKAVTRGINDRCRALRPHARTLVDGFGIPEELRYVEMLHPENLADELTS; encoded by the coding sequence ATGGCGCCAGTAACGACGAGCACTGTCGAGCATCTGCGCAACACGCTGGACGGGCGGTGGCGCGAGGTGAAAAACCGGATGCGGGACACCATGACCGAGGACATGTTCCGCCCGCACTACACCCCCGACACCGTGATCGCGCGCACCAAGGTGGGCGAGCAGATGAGGATCATGGCCGCGTTCGGTGCCGCCGGCGACAACTTCCGCAAGGAACACGGCGGCACCGGTGACGTCGGGGCGGCGATCACCATGATCGAAATGCTCGCCATGTCGGACCTGTCGCTGATGGTCAAGGCCGGGGTGCAGTGGGGCCTGTTCGGCGGTGCCGTGGAGAACCTGGGCACCGAACGCCACCACGAGGCCCTCGTCAAGAAGGTCATCAGCCTCGAGTTGTGCGGCTGTTTCGCGATGACCGAGACGGGCCACGGCAGCGACGTGCAGGCGCTGGAGACCACCGCGACCTACGACGCCGAGACCGAGGAGTTCGTCATCGACTCCCCCACCCCGTCGGCACGCAAGGACTACATCGGCGGGGCCGCCGAAACAGCCACCGTGGCAGCGGTTTTCGCACAATTGATCACCACCGAGAACGGCGAGCCGGTCAACCACGGCGTGCACTGTCTACTGGTGCCGATCCGCGACGCCGACGGCAACGACCTGCCCGGGGTGACGACCTCGGACTGCGAGTACAAGGGTGGGCTGCCCGGCGTCGACAACGGCCGCATCATGTTCGACCACGTGCGGGTCCCGCGGGTCAACCTGCTCAACAAGTACGGCGACGTCGCTCCCGACGGCACGTACACCTCCCCGATCGAAAACCCTAACCGGCGGTTCTTCACGATGCTGGGCACCCTGGTGCGCGGCCGGATCACCGTGGGTGGCAGCGCGGGCGCCGCGGCGCGCGTCGCACTGGACATCGCGACTCGATATGCGTTGCAGCGCAGGCAGTTCAGCGCACCCGACGAGGGCTCCGAGGTGTTGATCATGGACTACCTGGTCCACCAGCGCCGGCTCTTCCCGTTGATCGCGAAGTCCTATGCGCTGCAGTTCGCCCAGAACGAGCTCGTCGCCAAATGCCACGACGTCCAGACCGCCGACGCGCCCGACGCCGAGGAGCAGCGCGAGCTGGAATCGCGCGCCGCCGGGCTGAAGGCCGCGAACACCTGGCACGCCAGCCGCTCCATCCAGGAGGCGAGGGAGGCCTGCGGCGGCGCGGGCTACATGGCCGAGAACCGGCTGATCGGACTGCGCGGCGACACCGACGTGTTCACCACGTTCGAGGGCGACAACCATGTGCTGACCCAGCTGGTCGCCAAGGAGCTGCTCACCGCCTACGCCGACGACATCCACAGCATGAGCCCGGTCGAGTGGGTGCGCTTCGCCGCGGGCACCGTCGGCGACCGCGTCATCAAACGCACCGCTGCGGAGACGATCATCCAGACGATCGTGGATGCCCGGCAGGACAGCGAGGAGCAGGGCAGCCTGTTCAACCGCGGCACGCAGGTCAAGATGTTCGAGGACCGCGAGGAGTATCTGCTGTCATCGGTGGCGCGCCGGCTGCAAGCAAAATCCAAGGAGATGTCGGCGTTCGACGCGTTCAACGCCGTGCAGGATCACGTCCTGCACGCGGCCGGCGCGCACATCGACCGGGTTATCCTCGAGGCCTTCGTCGCCGGTATCGACTCGTGCGAAGACCAGCAGGCCCGCGAGTTGCTGGAGCTGGTCTGCGACCTCTACGCGCTGTCGGTGATCGAGGAGGACAAGGCCTGGTACGTCGAGCACCGCTACCTGTCCACGGATCGGGCCAAGGCGGTCACCCGCGGCATCAACGACCGGTGCCGGGCGCTGCGCCCGCACGCACGAACGCTGGTCGACGGCTTCGGCATCCCCGAGGAGTTGCGGTACGTCGAGATGCTGCACCCGGAGAATCTCGCGGACGAACTCACGTCGTAA